CAAATTATTTATAACTCTATGTTATACAATTTATTTGAgtttattctaaataaattaagatattaaaaaataatcggggaactttttttcaaataaaatcatgaaaatcttaaaaaattaaataatttatctaattattgaaaaatggatacacatcaatttaaattttaatgagaGATGTAAAACTTTGACAATCAATTAAATTCTATAAGTTTGGGCTCAGAGAGTCcttgaaaaagtttttttttttaaataacattttgcaatgattcataaaaattattaaatgatttataacaatggaaaaaaattatcataaaatatatttttatttttaggttgtCTTGTTTATtcgaaattttattttatttttatttctaaaaaataaaatctaaatggGGTTGCACCCATAATTTATTATGCACATGCCTTAATCACAAAATACATGATagttaattcattaaaatttttataaaagagtttcacaaaaaaagttattcacaaaaaatattagaactaAAAATTAAGTGTAGGGCATTTGACTTATTAGCTAAATaggatatatatttttattttttaaaatatagatattaaaatatatagtgCTACACAGGCCACATATAGGATAATGATGTGCTCTAAATCATAAAGTAAtgaggaagaaaaaggaagatgacttcctaataaattttcatgatagCTTAAATGAGCAAACTGAAGACGTATAGAGAtggttaaatataaattaagaaagttttgcTGATGTACCTGCTGGTTGGTGTTTGAGTTTAAAGCTTGAGATGGGTGTTGGGTTCTCTCAATCTTTTATGGTGTGGTTCCTCTGCTTGGTTATGTTCTGCACCATCACGACTTCTCTTGATAGATTTTGTTGTTGATCTGTTGTCACCAAAATTCTCAATATTCAACAACATAGGCTTATGGTTGTCTTCATCATCTTGGGTGCCAAGAAAATCTACCGACGAGATATGGTTCTATTGATCATCTTGAGAGTATATAAGATGAACCCCACAACTTTTGATTTCGCCCCAATAATCATCAAATGAAGCTTGAAGGTGCATATAATGATTGGAGTGGAACTCGTCCCTAAAAGAAATCTTAGGATAGTACACTAGCAACACTTCATCTGATTCACTACCATTAATCTCGTGGCAGTCACTACAGAGAATTTCTACTTCATCGTAAGCATACTCTCCttcatcaaatttcaaatataaatcaattttttctgattgatgatgaagatagaaaaatccaaatcctaGGAAGTGGTCATCTTCATACCAATTCATAGGAAGCTCTATTCTTATTTGGCTTCCCATTTCCTGATGCAGTACCCACCCCGGAATTCCATTACCTCCTAGATTAATACTTCTCCATTTCAAAGGAGGCTGCACAGTTAAAAGTAACATTTCCAGAGGTGGGTCAGCTTAACAAACAAAGTAAATTAGAACTATTAATTGcagagaaaataggaaattaaaataaatatcgaTTAATTCACAAGTACTtgtaattaaaagagaaaaaaaaaagtttaaacaaaaattgtacCTCAATTTTCTTGAAGCATTTGAGGAGAGAAGACCAAAGAAGAGTTGATGGATTTGATAAAGTTCCAAAGATTGGGCAATCATGTGCATATATTTGTCTTAGACTTGATGGAAGCTCTAGAATTTCTTCAAGCATCTTGCAGTGACTGATTTTAAGGCATCTTAGATTACAAAGTTGAGTAATAGCAGTAGGTATGTGACGCATATTGTTTTTACTTAGATCTAATTCTTCCAGCGAGGATAGGCACCATAAATCACTTGGGGCTACTCCATCCATCATATTCTGAGTTTCTAATAAACcaagatttattaaattttccaTGTCCTCTGTGACTAGGTTTGGACAGCCACTGAGATAGAGTTTTCTAAGCAATTTCAACCAACCAATGCTGCCTGGAAGACTCTTCAAGTTTTTGCAGTGGCTCAAACGcaaataaataagatgattTAAATATCCAATTGATGACGGAAGCTCTTTTATACACGTTCCACTTAAATCAAGCCACTTTAAGCATTCCATATTCtccatgatttccggaaaagtctccaagtttgaacaacCAGAGAGATTAAGTTGTTCAAGGTATTTCAACCGACAAATGCTGCTCggaagactcctcaagttttcACACTTCACTAAATGCAAATCAACGAGATGTTTTAGAAactcaattgatgatggaagctcTTTTATACATGTTCCACTTAAATCAAGCCACTTTAAGCAttccatatcctccatgattttcggaaaagtctccaagtttgaacaacCAGAGAGATTAAGTTCTCCAAGGtatttcaacctacaaatgctgctcggaagactcctcaagttttcACACTTCTCTAACTGCAAATCAACGAGATATTTTAGAAactcaattgatgatggaagctcTTTTATACACGTTCCACTTAAATCAAGCCACTTTAAGCAttccatatcctccatgatttccggaaaagtcTCCAAGTTTGAACAATCAGAGAGATTAAGTTCTTCAAGGtatttcaacctacaaatgttgctcggaagactcctcaagttttTGCATTCACGAATAGATAGCAACTGAAGTGAGGTGAGATGACAGATTGAGGAGGGTAATTCTTCAATAGCAGTACCATCTATATAAAGACTTTTAAGAGAGACCAAGTTTTGAATTGTACTTGGCAAGCTTCTAATCTTTTGGCACCCTCTCAAATTCAACAAAGTAAGCTTCTTCAAGAAACCAATAGATGAGTCAACATTATCCAAACTTCTACAACCTTCAACATCTAGTTGCTCCAGATTTGCCATATTTGAGAAGTGTGGGATTTCATTCAGCTGCTGAGAATTTGATAAATTCAAGATCTTCAACTCTTCAAGATACtacaacaaaagaaattaattattttattttagcaaATAAATTCTCATGAACTTCAAAATTAATCTAAGGGAAGACATAATATAACTAAGTTTAATACTACCTTTTTCCCTTGCCAAAGGTGTTCTATATTGCTATGCTGCAAGTGAGTTCAATGAGGTTCTCTCCATCAAAATTTGAAGGCAAGGATTTCAAAGAGTATCCTTCCCAATGAAGATATCTTAAATAATATGAAGGAAATTGAAAGTCTTCAGGAAGGAGGAGCTTTTGACACCATTTTCCCATATAATCAAGAAAACCCCAACTCcagtaaatttttaataatctaAGTCTCTCCATCCTTTTGAAAGCTTCAGTAGTAAATGAGATCTCTCTTGATGTACACATGTCTAGAAATATCGCTTCAACTGCTTTCGTTCCCTAAAATTAAAAGTACATGAAGATAAATAAAGCATGAAACATATAAAACCTTTGAAAAACTTTAAAGATATATAATtccttaaacaaaaataatgacaCTATATATAAAGAAAGTTAATGCATTTGATCCataccatttcttttttcaatacaAGGGAAATATCCTTGGGGTCCCACAATCTGCTCCATTCCCCAGGCTCTTTAGGATGTTCATGTCGAACAATTTCTCTACCCATTTCTTCTACCAAATCATGCATCCTTATGGTATTACCAAAAAGAGTTATGAGGCACTTGTCACTAAGAACTCTTATTACAATCCTTCCATGCTCTACTAGTCTTGTTACATCATTTTCATTCCATCCCTTGAAGAAGCACGCAATGTCAAGGAATGTTTCTTGCTCTTTCTTGTCCAATCCATCAAAGCTTATCTTAAGTACATTTTGGACTTCTATGTTGGgattttcctttagtttttgtAATGCACTTTCCCAATCAGAcccacttttattaaaaagaaaagaacccaAAACTTCAAGAGCTAATGGCAGGCCTTTCACATAATTTACTACATGATTTGAGAGGTCTACATAGTCACTTTTAGGAATGTTTTGTTTAAAAGCATGTTGACAGAAAAGTTGAATAGACTCCTTGTAATTTAGTGCCTCAACTTCATATGATGCATCGACTTCATGCACATTTAAACACTGTTGATCTCTAGAGGTTATGATGATTCTACTTCCAGGACCAAACCAACCATGTTCTCCAGCTAAGAATTTTAATTGCTTCAAATTGTCTACATCATCAAGAATAAGAAGAACCTTTTTAGAGTGAAACCTGTTTCTTATCACATTAATCCCTTCATGAAcactacttatttttttattttttcccttcacAACACCATTAAGAAGTTCTTTCTGTAATTGAAGTAGACTTGAGAAGTCCTTGGATCTTTCTctaacattttcaagaaaaattctACTCTCAAATTGATGTGAGATATTATTATATACAGCTTTGGCAATTGTGGTCTTACCAATTCCACCAAGCCCATAAATCCCAATCATGCGAACCTCATTTGACTCAAGTTTTatcaatgatttcaatttttccaaatgaaCATTCATTCGAACTATGTTCTTGCTAACAtgtagtaagagcttggagttCAATTCTTTGAGGATGACATCAATAATTTTCTTGATAAGTCTTGTCTCATATCTGTCAATTACAAAGTATATATGCtaagttaaaataagttgtaaaaaataaaaaaaaaatgtgaagtaAATTCGCAATACTTAGATTCTCCACTATGATTGAACTAGTGGCTAATCAAATGTGAACCCCTACCccccacaaaaaaaaaggaaaaaaaatcacccAATTTACTATTTAAGTACTTTTTTAGTTAGTGAAGCATAAtgctaattgaaaaaaaaaaaaaaaggccaaaaggGGAAACAAAACTTTCCCTACTTGAGGAGGAGGAAGGGgtgtaattttctttctatactattttctatgttattcaaatataaggaaatcattttttttttctcttagccATAGTAAAAAGTTAGGCTTCTcgggtttttatgaaaatttgttaataatttcattcattatgacagattttttttttttaaaaaaaaaggaaaaaaaaaattagtatgatATCTAACAAATGGGTAGCTAGAAAACCAATATATTAATTCCATGCTAATACAATAGGAATATGAAAGTATTATGCTTATCAGAAGAAGGAGATCAACAGGAGAAACTAATTGTGACTTTCGTTTGGAGTAATAGATAattttaagatcataaaataaaattaagatcacaaagaagaggggaaaaaaagcATTATCAATGTGAGGAAATGCTGAGTTGAATAGAATTTTCAATTAAAGTGAGCATGAATTTCGTGGGCTTAACATGCATGGAAtaacacttcaaattttttgtggAAGTTGTTACGATGGTTctaatgatttttgtttttcaactaTTTGTCTCCATATATAtaagagaagaaagagagtaGAAATTCAAAAGTAAATATTCCTTGGAGAAAAAATGGAATAAGGTATAATgagatgaaatatttgaaaaaattatgattaatttttcacctttttagttggaaaagattaaaatatatttcgttttatagaaaaagattaattactattattttttataaagactaaaataactttatttgaactttcataattttcaaagaaataattaatgtaATATAATGTATgtcatttcaatttcaaaaattataaaaaagaaaaaataatctaatattttctcatttcatttgtaataaaaaaagatataataaaattattttaatttatatatatatttttaaattatttatatgttctttataaagttaataaagttataaaagactgaaattttattttttttcatcggtaatttttctatttttttattattaaagttgGTTTGGGCATATTAATACTTTAGTATTTTTTCAATTCtactttatttgtatattttattattaacaaaataaaatttttagcataactattttttaatttacttttattcttattcaactattttataattataataagtgTCAATCTAATATTAGATACTTAATCCTTAAGTGATCTATtcccaataaaaattaaatcctattagctttcaaagaaaattaaaaaagaaaaacaattcatcCATGTCATCACCAAAAACAACGTtatcaaaattatcaaaataaaaaacaacattatCATCAAATAAAGTTAAGATTCATtggaaaccaaataaaaaatagtagttttaatatctaattatcaattaaattcaaaaaataaaatatattttaatctttttagattgaaaaaataaaataaaaaagctatATTTACCTAGCcccaatattttcattttctaatacTATATTTTGTTACAAGAAAGTATCATGAtttcttgtatttgatttactaaaaaaaattccaaaaaaaactaacataattaaaattagttaaaaacatatacaatttcatattatttaatattaatttaaatagaaaaaacaattgaGATGAGTTTCTGGAagcatatcaaatttatttgttgtcttgaaatcaatttttattttcttcaattttttattttttatttttcccttgattttcccttacatttttaaagaatcaaataaatgtttaaaaaaaaaaattcaatgtaatttttttgaaaagtagtttggataaaaaaaaaaaatcagaatttcttttttttttttttgggtaaagtTGGATGTACTATATGTGAAAGTTATAATTCATAaggtttaattaaattttataacaaCTTGGCCTAAGTTTTATAAGTAGATAAAGGTCAACCCAGAGAAAATGTTGCAATGAAAAAGATGAGAGGAAATTATAGTTACTGATATTTTTGTAGATCATATCCAGCAAGATTGCCAACTTCTGCCAAGGCACTTCTCCACTTTTGaatcttctcccttttctccTCATCTGCTTCCTTTTCGTGATCAACAAATGCCTTTTCATAACTCCCTCTTTGCTTCCGCACATGGGATGGATCCACATGATAGAAAATTGGTAGAATCCGTCGCCCCTCGGTTGCCCCACACTCACTGATCTTCACGAGTTCATCTAGACACCACCTAGAGGCACCATAGTTTTCcgaaaaaatgataacaaaaatcTTTGATTCTTCAATAGCTTCCAGCAGCTCAGATGCAATTAGTCCTCCTCTCGCCAGATCTTCATCATCTCTAAAGGTGCGAATTCCACTGGAAATCAAAGCCTCATAAAGATGATCTGTGAAACCATAGCGGGTGTCTTCTCCTCTGAAACTCAAGAAGACTTCATAAGTGAATTGATGGGTTGATttcgaagaagaagaaggagaatcAGAGATGATCTGGGTGTTTGTGGAAGCCATGgttgttttcttctcctctttctgTGTCACAAGTAGAAGAGATTTCGAAGCTTGATATCTCTTCAGGCTAGGAGACAGGGGTAGCTTAGCATTTCAGCTATTTCTTGAGAAAAGTTCGGGGAGGTGAATAGGGAAGAAGTTAGGATGAAATTTCAGAGAAGAAAGGGTAGTATTGAGAGTCAACAGATAAAAGGCCTGGTCTTGTAGGTGGGAATTTCATGTGAGACCTTTGACATGGGGAAACTTCATCGATATCTATCTTCTCATAACTCTCATCTCCCACGGTCCCaccatttatgattatttggttactttttttatttatttatctattttaggCTATTTCCTGTAggaaaatgctttaaaaaagagaaaaaaaaaaatcttaccaatcaaatataatcaaaattaataaaaaaaaattaagaattttaaattatttaatctttatatttaaaaagaaaaatactaagtgaaatgagtttgaatgagggtgaaaaaataatttattatctacaaattaattcttttatttttcttttttttccctttttttctattttctttccaacagtatatatattttctttcaaatagtttgCATTTTTCAGATAAAGGTAAGAGATTAATATTTAATCTCATTTGTTTAGTTAATGACAATTTGTTAAACCCGAGTGATTAAAGTTTAATAAGGATATCATTctatatttcataatatatgCATCAACTGCATAattaatgacaattttaattatttggtttttctcCCAAACTATGTTTGGTACCAAACAAAATACCATGAGAGGATAATAATaccttttaaaaatgattttcttattcattttctcaCTTTTCTCACTTTTCTCTCCTATCTTTCTTCCTTACATTGCTTTTCTTTATCActtcttcacttttcttttgtttgcttctcacttttatcttttctttttcttccgtTTTCTTGGGCTCATTCAATGGCCATCCTTGGATCTTTTTTCAAGAAGTGGAATgtgtttcttttcttatttttttgtgcGTCGATGAGGAAAAGAAGTGTCGACTTTCTCGGTAGTTTCGTAGAAGGGAGGCCAACACTTTTAAGACAAGAAACTTAAAACCCCCATTGTATTTTAGTAATCATGGTGATGGTGGTGGTATAGTGGGCTTGAGAGGAATCATTGCTTTTGGTGGGGTTctttatctttaattatttttcatttattggaGGATAGTGGGATTgaaatttttccttattttggatAATGGTGGGATTGATTTGGTAGGAGTGAAGAGTCAACAATTCTCTTAtaactctctttttttttcacatttcttttttagattttaCTTGGTATTAGTGAATTACACGTGTAGACCCGCATTTTGGCTCGATGTGTTCTCACtcaataataaaattcatttttatttttatttaatttttaaagggaaaaacaaaataagaaagataaaccttaagtgtgactcctaagtgtgactcctaaaggaacaaaataggtttgtgaaaaatcaaatttgggTTTGgaggttaggttacttattgggaaggtacgataatgATCGTAACACctctctaagcccctaaaacaGGTATCTactaaataaaatgaagcaagtatgacaattgattgatcaagtatggatacaaaaaaaaaaaaaatcaatctaaaaataatcaaatgaacAAGAAAGGTAGAGGCTGTACTTGAGTGATGAGTTGATTATTTCATAGAAAACGAAGATTAGTGAACGAACACAAAATAATCGCATACATATCATAAAGTGATGCAAGTCAATACAAcatatcaatcaatcaatcaattatggGAAAATTACACATGTTGGACCCCACCAAAACCTGATTTGTCTTGCATGAATTGGGctcacaaatttcattttttcggaattatgaaaaattcattcttacttattcaaaatcaagggaaacaaaagattatttaaaaaaaccgaagtggaattaaaactgttcaAGAGAAAgctgaatttttaaaatttatttgaaaattagagtcttgggaattaaacttaagaatttggatttttggaaattaaatttgaaagaaactgaaatttttttttaaaaaaaattatttgaaaattagagttttgaaaattaaattaaggaattagaattttggaaattaaatttgagagaaattagaattttgaaaattatttgagaattggaactatgaaaattaaattataaaaattggaattttggaaattctttgaaaatggaatttttaaaaataaaataataatgataataataataataataataataataataataataataataataataataataataataataataataataataaaaacaaatgtgaaaattggaattataaaaattgaaaattaaattcgaaaatcagaattttgaaaaattatttaaagatggaataaaataataataataacgaaaataataatgattaaataaacaaatgtgaaagttgtacttttgaaaattgaaaattaaattcagaaattggaattttgaagagttatttaaagatgaaattttaaaaaataaataaataaacgaaataataataataacaaaaataataatgattaaataaacaaatgtaaaagttgtaattttgaaaattgaaaattaaattcagaaattggaattttgaagagttatttaaagatgaaattttaaaaaataaataaataaacgaaataataataataacaaaaataataatgattaaataaacaaatgtgaaagttgtaattttgaaaattgaaaattaaattcagaaattggaattttgaaaagttatttaaagatgaaattttaaaaataaataaataaacgaaataataataataacaaaaataataatgattaaataaataaatgtgaaaattagaattttgaaaattggaaatcgaaatcttgaagaattatttaaagatggaatttttaaaaataaataaacaaataaaataataataataataataataataataataataacgaaaataataataattaaataaataaatgtgaaaattggaattttggaaattaaatttgaaaatcagaattttgaagaattatttaaagatggaatttttaaaaataaaatttgaaaataattaaattttgggaAGTCAACGTTTTgaaaactgaatttttaaaaatgggagttattgaaaaattaaattaaaattggagctttgagaaatcaaattaaaactggagtttacaattaaaattttgaaaatgaagtcTTTGGCCTTAAAAGTTGGAGagaactaagaaaataataaaaagaagaaatgccCTTAGCACGGAATGTGTACAACATGTCCTTTAaggaataaacaaattaaaaaaaaaaaaaaaaggcaccacaaagtttatttttaaaggacaaTATAATGTGCAGTTTGATTATACATACAAAACAAATACATATCTATTTTCCCATGCGCCAAACAAAAGCGGTGCATCATTGTCCACAAGGATGCATATTAGAAGAgccaaaggggaaaaaaataggaCCCTACACTCCTTATAGAAAGTGTCAGTAAAATTTAAGAAAGAGAGGAGCCTGTCAATCATTATAAACTTCCAGACCATGAAAATAGGGAGTTCACACAACATTTTTAAGTTCCAACTCTCAAGGCTCCACATGTGAAACAAAATGTTTAATTAAGTACCATGAGATATCCAAAAAggttaaaatcataaataaggGCTCAAGCCCCCTCAACTCAAAATAAAAGTATCCAAACCCATTTTGCTTTATCCAAAATCATATATCTACTAAGTAAGAAATAATAGGAAACCATGTTCTTTCTCAACCTTGCTCTCTGTTCTGTTTGGTCTTTTTCATTGTAGTGCATTTCTGAAACCTTTTAATACTGAGGCGCAGGCACCTCCTTAACATGTAACTTACCTACAACCTAACTAATCACAACCATGTCTTTGACAAACAACAAATACCAAACACCAAAAAGCCTTGAAATCACTTTTAATATAAGCACAGTTATCTGATAGCTCCATCA
This DNA window, taken from Vitis riparia cultivar Riparia Gloire de Montpellier isolate 1030 chromosome 13, EGFV_Vit.rip_1.0, whole genome shotgun sequence, encodes the following:
- the LOC117928159 gene encoding disease resistance protein RPV1-like gives rise to the protein MANLEQLDVEGCRSLDNVDSSIGFLKKLTLLNLRGCQKIRSLPSTIQNLVSLKSLYIDGTAIEELPSSICHLTSLQLLSIRECKNLRSLPSNICRLKYLEELNLSDCSNLETFPEIMEDMECLKWLDLSGTCIKELPSSIEFLKYLVDLQLEKCENLRSLPSSICRLKYLGELNLSGCSNLETFPKIMEDMECLKWLDLSGTCIKELPSSIEFLKHLVDLHLVKCENLRSLPSSICRLKYLEQLNLSGCSNLETFPEIMENMECLKWLDLSGTCIKELPSSIGYLNHLIYLRLSHCKNLKSLPGSIGWLKLLRKLYLSGCPNLVTEDMENLINLGLLETQNMMDGVAPSDLWCLSSLEELDLSKNNMRHIPTAITQLCNLRCLKISHCKMLEEILELPSSLRQIYAHDCPIFGTLSNPSTLLWSSLLKCFKKIEVQFLFKLFFFSFNYKYL
- the LOC117928356 gene encoding disease resistance protein RUN1-like; amino-acid sequence: MASTNTQIISDSPSSSSKSTHQFTYEVFLSFRGEDTRYGFTDHLYEALISSGIRTFRDDEDLARGGLIASELLEAIEESKIFVIIFSENYGASRWCLDELVKISECGATEGRRILPIFYHVDPSHVRKQRGSYEKAFVDHEKEADEEKREKIQKWRSALAEVGNLAGYDLQKYQYETRLIKKIIDVILKELNSKLLLHVSKNIVRMNVHLEKLKSLIKLESNEVRMIGIYGLGGIGKTTIAKAVYNNISHQFESRIFLENVRERSKDFSSLLQLQKELLNGVVKGKNKKISSVHEGINVIRNRFHSKKVLLILDDVDNLKQLKFLAGEHGWFGPGSRIIITSRDQQCLNVHEVDASYEVEALNYKESIQLFCQHAFKQNIPKSDYVDLSNHVVNYVKGLPLALEVLGSFLFNKSGSDWESALQKLKENPNIEVQNVLKISFDGLDKKEQETFLDIACFFKGWNENDVTRLVEHGRIVIRVLSDKCLITLFGNTIRMHDLVEEMGREIVRHEHPKEPGEWSRLWDPKDISLVLKKEMGTKAVEAIFLDMCTSREISFTTEAFKRMERLRLLKIYWSWGFLDYMGKWCQKLLLPEDFQFPSYYLRYLHWEGYSLKSLPSNFDGENLIELT